Genomic segment of Pseudomonas syringae:
GAGTGGCACCGATTCATGGAAATCGCGATCGCTAATCGCCAGAACATCATCATTTTTGGCGGGCCAGGGTCGGGTAAAACCACTTACGGCAAGTCGCTGATCGACATGTTTCCGGTTAACCGCCGCATGATCACGATCCAGGAAATACTGGAGGACCCCATGCCCTTCCACCCTAACCATGTGCATTTGCTCTATGGCCATGTGGTGACGCCCAAAGCCCTGGTGGCCAGCGCGATGCGGATGAAGCCTGACCACCTGTTTTTGGCCGAGCTGACCGGTGACGAGGTGTGGCACTACATCGAGATTCTGAACACCGGCACCAAGGGCACCGTGACCACTGCGCATGCCAATGACAGTGAAGCAGGCTATGCCCGTGTGTGCGGCCTGGTGAAGCAGTCACCAATCGGACTCGGCCTGGATTACGCGTACATCGAGCGCCTGGTGCGCACCTCATTTGACGTGGTCGTGTACATGGAAAACACCTACATCGAAGAAGTGCATTACGAACCCGAACACAAGCTGGCCTTGCTCAATGGCCAGCGTCAACGAGCTGCCTAGGAGAACGCCATGTGGTGGAAAATCTTGCTATCAATCGTATTCATGATGGCTGTGTGCTTCGTGATCGGGCTGTACGCAGGGGGGGCTATGTATCTGCACCTGACCCAAGGTCACTTCGCGGGCTTGGCCTGGGACACGCTATGGGAGACCCGCAAGCTGGCCTGGAACGACCGGCGGATGCTGTACGTGCCCTGGTCATGGTGTGTGACCGCTGCCCTCACCTTCTTGCCGGTCGGCATAACGCTGATGGCCCTTTTCGTGCGTTTGAAGCCCAAGACCTCGCTACACGGTGATGCCCGCTTTGCCAACAACCGCGAGCTGCGCCAGTTCGAGTACCAAGGTGAGTACAAGAACACCAGCAAGTAGGTAGTGCACCCGCATCGCCCCCTGATACATCCGCATTTTCAAACCATCCCACTGCACTGCCACGCAGACGGCTAGCACCGCCTGACGTCGAGCAGTGCCCGGATCACAAGGAAATACATATGAGCATATTTGCACCCCGCAACCCGTTCACACTGCCAGAGCTAGAAGAAAACGAAGTGGTTTTCCCCGCATCGTTGGTGAAAAGCGCATGCACGTTAGCTGCGCACTACATCGCAGCTCGTGAGCAAACCGACTCCGAAAGAGCGTCGAGCGTTGACCAGGATATCGGTGCGTTCTTG
This window contains:
- the virB11 gene encoding P-type DNA transfer ATPase VirB11 — its product is MTEEQGLTEDTLVQDFLDQAGATERLNRQGTKDVAINRPYELWVDGPNGWEHEEAPWLTYNLCWRLANALCALRYRVLAPHSPIHTVKLPGGERGQIVMAPACEEGTLSMTFRKPSLDRFTHMDYVNSGRYDRARAIASPILTLKAWQRDMQEAHAAGEWHRFMEIAIANRQNIIIFGGPGSGKTTYGKSLIDMFPVNRRMITIQEILEDPMPFHPNHVHLLYGHVVTPKALVASAMRMKPDHLFLAELTGDEVWHYIEILNTGTKGTVTTAHANDSEAGYARVCGLVKQSPIGLGLDYAYIERLVRTSFDVVVYMENTYIEEVHYEPEHKLALLNGQRQRAA